From the Manihot esculenta cultivar AM560-2 chromosome 3, M.esculenta_v8, whole genome shotgun sequence genome, one window contains:
- the LOC110611152 gene encoding copper-transporting ATPase PAA2, chloroplastic isoform X3, producing the protein MATDLLRLSVFPRQKFSFAYTTRHRLDDAFDYNAAHLRKRRRFIRRPRAIPYLTLSSSKPQLQDSPLKVHERPKDSPVLLDVSGMMCGGCVSRVKSLLAADDRIESVVVNMLTETAALRLKTEAVESETSEDIADSLARRLTDCGFEAKRRVSGPGVKENVNKWREMVQKKQELLVKSRNRVAFAWTLVALCCGSHASHILHSLGIHVAHGLFWEVLHNSYVKGGLALSALIGPGRGVQVMLLGFVLLGRSLEEKARIKASSDMNELLSLMSTQSRLVITSSDSNSPADSVLCSDAICVEVPTDDVRVGDTLLVLPGETIPVDGRVLAGRSVVDESMLTGESLPVFKEEGLEVSAGTINWDGPLRIEASSIGSNSTISRIFRMVEEAQGHEAPIQRLADSIAGPFVYSVMTISAVTFAFWYYIGSHVFPDVLLNDIAGPDGDALLLSLKLAIDVLVVSCPCALGLATPTAILVGTSLGAKQGLLIRGGDILERFSTIDYIALDKTGTLTEGKPAVSAVASIAYKESEILQIAAAVEKTALHPIAKAIVNEAESLKLTIPETRGQLTEPGFGTLAEIDGSLVAVGSLDWVHERFQTRTNLSDLRNLENAVTCESSKGILSSNYSRTIVYVGREGEGIIGAIAISDSLRRDAESTVHRLQLKGINTLIISGDREEAVANIGKRVGIGTEFINASLTPRQKSGVISSLQAAGHRVAMVGDGINDAPSLALADVGIALQNEAQENAASNVASIILLGNRLSQAVDALDLARATMAKVYQNLSWAIAYNIVAIPIAAGALLPQYDFAMTPSLSGGLMALSSIFVVTNSLLLQLHQPERSSR; encoded by the exons ATGGCCACTGATTTATTGAGGCTTTCGGTATTCCCTCGCCAGAAATTTAGCTTCGCCTATACCACAAGGCACCGTTTAGACGACGCCTTTGACTACAATGCTGCTCACCTTCGGAAGCGTCGCCGTTTCATCCGCCGGCCACGAGCCATTCCTTACCTCACTCTTTCCAGCAGCAAACCTCAACTGCAAGACTCGCCGTTGAAAGTCCATGAACGGCCTAAAGACTCGCCGGTTCTCCTTGACGTCTCTGGAATGATGTGCGGTGGATGTGTGTCTCGTGTCAAGTCCTTGCTCGCCGCTGATGATCGAATTGAATCTGTCGTGGTCAACATGTTGACTGAGACAGCTGCGTTGAGGTTGAAAACGGAGGCTGTAGAGAGTGAAACCTCCGAGGATATCGCGGACAGTCTTGCTCGGAGATTGACTGATTGCGGATTCGAGGCCAAAAGGAGGGTTTCGGGGCCGGGAGTGAAGGAGAATGTGAATAAGTGGAGGGAGATGGTTCAGAAGAAACAAGAGTTGCTTGTCAAGAGCAGGAATCGAGTGGCGTTTGCGTGGACTTTGGTGGCTTTGTGTTGTGGATCTCACGCTTCACATATTTTGCATTCTCTTGGCATCCATGTTGCCCATG GTTTATTTTGGGAGGTACTGCACAATTCTTATGTCAAGGGTGGTTTGGCCTTGTCTGCCCTGATTGGACCTGGAAGAG GTGTGCAGGTGATGCTTCTTGGTTTTGTGTTGCTAGGACGTTCACTTGAAGAAAAGGCAAGGATTAAGGCATCTAGCGATATGAATGAACTTCTG TCACTGATGTCCACTCAATCCCGTCTTGTCATAACTTCATCAGATAGCAACTCCCCCGCTGATTCTGTTCTTTGCTCTGATGCAATTTGTGTTGAAGTCCCCACTGATGATGTTCGAGTTGGAGACACACTGTTGGTTCTGCCTGGAGAAACCATTCCAGTAGAT GGTAGAGTTCTTGCTGGAAGAAGTGTTGTGGATGAATCCATGCTCACAGGGGAATCACTACCAGTATTTAAGGAAGAAGGCCTTGAAGTCTCAGCTGGAACTATAAACTGG GACGGTCCTTTAAGGATTGAGGCCTCCTCTATTGGTTCCAACTCCACAATATCTAGGATTTTCCGCATGGTCGAGGAAGCTCAAGGTCATGAAGCTCCCATACAAAGACTTGCAGATTCAATAGCTGGGCCATTTGTATACAGTGTAATGACCATTTCAGCAGTGACTTTTGCTTTTTG GTACTACATTGGGTCACATGTTTTTCCAGATGTGTTGCTCAATGATATTGCTGGACCAGATGGAGACGCTTTGCTTTTGAGCTTGAAACTTGCCATTGATGTCTTG GTTGTTTCCTGCCCCTGTGCATTGGGCCTTGCCACACCCACTGCAATTCTAGTTGGAACTTCACTTG GAGCTAAACAAGGACTGCTTATAAGAGGAGGAGACATACTGGAACGCTTTTCAACCATTGATTACATTGCTTTAGACAAG ACTGGTACCCTCACTGAAGGAAAACCTGCTGTTTCTGCAGTGGCTTCAATTGCTTACAAGGAATCAGAAATTCTTCAAATTGCTGCTGCAGTGGAGAAAACAGCATTGCATCCAATTGCAAAAGCTATTGTGAATGAAGCAGAATCATTGAAATTGACTATCCCAGAAACAAGAGGGCAATTGACAGAACCAGGTTTTGGAACCTTAGCAGAGATAGATGGATCTTTGGTTGCAGTTGGTAGTTTAGATTGGGTTCATGAACGATTTCAGACAAGGACAAACCTGTCAGATCTGAGGAATCTTGAAAATGCGGTAACCTGTGAGTCATCAAAAGGGATTCTATCATCAAATTATTCCAGAACGATTGTCTACGTTGGACGTGAAGGGGAAGGCATCATTGGTGCCATTGCAATATCTGATAGTTTGCGCCGTGACGCTGAATCTACTGTGCATAG GCTCCAGCTTAAGGGTATCAATACCCTCATCATATCAGGAGACAGGGAAGAGGCAGTTGCAAACATTGGAAAGAGAGTTGGAATAGGAACTGAATTTATCAATGCATCTTTGACTCCACGGCAGAAATCTGGTGTTATATCAAGCCTTCAAGCCGCAGGACATCGCGTTGCAATG GTAGGTGATGGGATAAATGATGCACCTTCTTTGGCGCTTGCCGATGTTGGGATTGCCCTGCAGAATGAAGCTCAAGAAAATGCCGCATCAAATGTAGCATCAATTATACTCCTTGGCAATAGACTTTCACAA GCTGTAGATGCCTTGGATCTCGCTCGGGCAACAATGGCCAAAGTATACCAAAATTTATCATGGGCTATTGCTTACAATATTGTTGCCATTCCCATTGCCGCTGGAGCATTGCTTCCCCAATATGATTTTGCCATGACTCCCTCACTTTCAG GTGGGCTGATGGCTTTGAGCTCAATATTTGTTGTGACCAACTCATTGCTTCTACAGCTCCATCAACCTGAGAGAAGCAGCAGATAG
- the LOC110611152 gene encoding copper-transporting ATPase PAA2, chloroplastic isoform X2, with the protein MATDLLRLSVFPRQKFSFAYTTRHRLDDAFDYNAAHLRKRRRFIRRPRAIPYLTLSSSKPQLQDSPLKVHERPKDSPVLLDVSGMMCGGCVSRVKSLLAADDRIESVVVNMLTETAALRLKTEAVESETSEDIADSLARRLTDCGFEAKRRVSGPGVKENVNKWREMVQKKQELLVKSRNRVAFAWTLVALCCGSHASHILHSLGIHVAHGLFWEVLHNSYVKGGLALSALIGPGRDLLFDGIRAFKKGSPNMNSLVGFGSAAAFIISAVRCSPIQRYQFCSLSSVMLLGFVLLGRSLEEKARIKASSDMNELLSLMSTQSRLVITSSDSNSPADSVLCSDAICVEVPTDDVRVGDTLLVLPGETIPVDGRVLAGRSVVDESMLTGESLPVFKEEGLEVSAGTINWDGPLRIEASSIGSNSTISRIFRMVEEAQGHEAPIQRLADSIAGPFVYSVMTISAVTFAFWYYIGSHVFPDVLLNDIAGPDGDALLLSLKLAIDVLVVSCPCALGLATPTAILVGTSLGAKQGLLIRGGDILERFSTIDYIALDKTGTLTEGKPAVSAVASIAYKESEILQIAAAVEKTALHPIAKAIVNEAESLKLTIPETRGQLTEPGFGTLAEIDGSLVAVGSLDWVHERFQTRTNLSDLRNLENAVTCESSKGILSSNYSRTIVYVGREGEGIIGAIAISDSLRRDAESTVHRLQLKGINTLIISGDREEAVANIGKRVGIGTEFINASLTPRQKSGVISSLQAAGHRVAMVGDGINDAPSLALADVGIALQNEAQENAASNVASIILLGNRLSQAVDALDLARATMAKVYQNLSWAIAYNIVAIPIAAGALLPQYDFAMTPSLSGGLMALSSIFVVTNSLLLQLHQPERSSR; encoded by the exons ATGGCCACTGATTTATTGAGGCTTTCGGTATTCCCTCGCCAGAAATTTAGCTTCGCCTATACCACAAGGCACCGTTTAGACGACGCCTTTGACTACAATGCTGCTCACCTTCGGAAGCGTCGCCGTTTCATCCGCCGGCCACGAGCCATTCCTTACCTCACTCTTTCCAGCAGCAAACCTCAACTGCAAGACTCGCCGTTGAAAGTCCATGAACGGCCTAAAGACTCGCCGGTTCTCCTTGACGTCTCTGGAATGATGTGCGGTGGATGTGTGTCTCGTGTCAAGTCCTTGCTCGCCGCTGATGATCGAATTGAATCTGTCGTGGTCAACATGTTGACTGAGACAGCTGCGTTGAGGTTGAAAACGGAGGCTGTAGAGAGTGAAACCTCCGAGGATATCGCGGACAGTCTTGCTCGGAGATTGACTGATTGCGGATTCGAGGCCAAAAGGAGGGTTTCGGGGCCGGGAGTGAAGGAGAATGTGAATAAGTGGAGGGAGATGGTTCAGAAGAAACAAGAGTTGCTTGTCAAGAGCAGGAATCGAGTGGCGTTTGCGTGGACTTTGGTGGCTTTGTGTTGTGGATCTCACGCTTCACATATTTTGCATTCTCTTGGCATCCATGTTGCCCATG GTTTATTTTGGGAGGTACTGCACAATTCTTATGTCAAGGGTGGTTTGGCCTTGTCTGCCCTGATTGGACCTGGAAGAG ACTTACTTTTTGATGGTATAAGAGCCTTCAAGAAGGGATCGCCAAACATGAATTCTCTTGTGGGATTTGGATCAGCTGCTGCATTTATCATCAGTGCGGTGAGATGCTCACCTATCCAGCGATATCAGTTTTGCTCACTCTCAAGT GTGATGCTTCTTGGTTTTGTGTTGCTAGGACGTTCACTTGAAGAAAAGGCAAGGATTAAGGCATCTAGCGATATGAATGAACTTCTG TCACTGATGTCCACTCAATCCCGTCTTGTCATAACTTCATCAGATAGCAACTCCCCCGCTGATTCTGTTCTTTGCTCTGATGCAATTTGTGTTGAAGTCCCCACTGATGATGTTCGAGTTGGAGACACACTGTTGGTTCTGCCTGGAGAAACCATTCCAGTAGAT GGTAGAGTTCTTGCTGGAAGAAGTGTTGTGGATGAATCCATGCTCACAGGGGAATCACTACCAGTATTTAAGGAAGAAGGCCTTGAAGTCTCAGCTGGAACTATAAACTGG GACGGTCCTTTAAGGATTGAGGCCTCCTCTATTGGTTCCAACTCCACAATATCTAGGATTTTCCGCATGGTCGAGGAAGCTCAAGGTCATGAAGCTCCCATACAAAGACTTGCAGATTCAATAGCTGGGCCATTTGTATACAGTGTAATGACCATTTCAGCAGTGACTTTTGCTTTTTG GTACTACATTGGGTCACATGTTTTTCCAGATGTGTTGCTCAATGATATTGCTGGACCAGATGGAGACGCTTTGCTTTTGAGCTTGAAACTTGCCATTGATGTCTTG GTTGTTTCCTGCCCCTGTGCATTGGGCCTTGCCACACCCACTGCAATTCTAGTTGGAACTTCACTTG GAGCTAAACAAGGACTGCTTATAAGAGGAGGAGACATACTGGAACGCTTTTCAACCATTGATTACATTGCTTTAGACAAG ACTGGTACCCTCACTGAAGGAAAACCTGCTGTTTCTGCAGTGGCTTCAATTGCTTACAAGGAATCAGAAATTCTTCAAATTGCTGCTGCAGTGGAGAAAACAGCATTGCATCCAATTGCAAAAGCTATTGTGAATGAAGCAGAATCATTGAAATTGACTATCCCAGAAACAAGAGGGCAATTGACAGAACCAGGTTTTGGAACCTTAGCAGAGATAGATGGATCTTTGGTTGCAGTTGGTAGTTTAGATTGGGTTCATGAACGATTTCAGACAAGGACAAACCTGTCAGATCTGAGGAATCTTGAAAATGCGGTAACCTGTGAGTCATCAAAAGGGATTCTATCATCAAATTATTCCAGAACGATTGTCTACGTTGGACGTGAAGGGGAAGGCATCATTGGTGCCATTGCAATATCTGATAGTTTGCGCCGTGACGCTGAATCTACTGTGCATAG GCTCCAGCTTAAGGGTATCAATACCCTCATCATATCAGGAGACAGGGAAGAGGCAGTTGCAAACATTGGAAAGAGAGTTGGAATAGGAACTGAATTTATCAATGCATCTTTGACTCCACGGCAGAAATCTGGTGTTATATCAAGCCTTCAAGCCGCAGGACATCGCGTTGCAATG GTAGGTGATGGGATAAATGATGCACCTTCTTTGGCGCTTGCCGATGTTGGGATTGCCCTGCAGAATGAAGCTCAAGAAAATGCCGCATCAAATGTAGCATCAATTATACTCCTTGGCAATAGACTTTCACAA GCTGTAGATGCCTTGGATCTCGCTCGGGCAACAATGGCCAAAGTATACCAAAATTTATCATGGGCTATTGCTTACAATATTGTTGCCATTCCCATTGCCGCTGGAGCATTGCTTCCCCAATATGATTTTGCCATGACTCCCTCACTTTCAG GTGGGCTGATGGCTTTGAGCTCAATATTTGTTGTGACCAACTCATTGCTTCTACAGCTCCATCAACCTGAGAGAAGCAGCAGATAG
- the LOC110611152 gene encoding copper-transporting ATPase PAA2, chloroplastic isoform X4, producing the protein MATDLLRLSVFPRQKFSFAYTTRHRLDDAFDYNAAHLRKRRRFIRRPRAIPYLTLSSSKPQLQDSPLKVHERPKDSPVLLDVSGMMCGGCVSRVKSLLAADDRIESVVVNMLTETAALRLKTEAVESETSEDIADSLARRLTDCGFEAKRRVSGPGVKENVNKWREMVQKKQELLVKSRNRVAFAWTLVALCCGSHASHILHSLGIHVAHGLFWEVLHNSYVKGGLALSALIGPGRDLLFDGIRAFKKGSPNMNSLVGFGSAAAFIISAISLLNPELKWGASFFDEPVMLLGFVLLGRSLEEKARIKASSDMNELLSLMSTQSRLVITSSDSNSPADSVLCSDAICVEVPTDDVRVGDTLLVLPGETIPVDGRVLAGRSVVDESMLTGESLPVFKEEGLEVSAGTINWDGPLRIEASSIGSNSTISRIFRMVEEAQGHEAPIQRLADSIAGPFVYSVMTISAVTFAFWYYIGSHVFPDVLLNDIAGPDGDALLLSLKLAIDVLVVSCPCALGLATPTAILVGTSLGAKQGLLIRGGDILERFSTIDYIALDKTGTLTEGKPAVSAVASIAYKESEILQIAAAVEKTALHPIAKAIVNEAESLKLTIPETRGQLTEPGFGTLAEIDGSLVAVGSLDWVHERFQTRTNLSDLRNLENAVTCESSKGILSSNYSRTIVYVGREGEGIIGAIAISDSLRRDAESTVHRLKLSSHWKSYYFS; encoded by the exons ATGGCCACTGATTTATTGAGGCTTTCGGTATTCCCTCGCCAGAAATTTAGCTTCGCCTATACCACAAGGCACCGTTTAGACGACGCCTTTGACTACAATGCTGCTCACCTTCGGAAGCGTCGCCGTTTCATCCGCCGGCCACGAGCCATTCCTTACCTCACTCTTTCCAGCAGCAAACCTCAACTGCAAGACTCGCCGTTGAAAGTCCATGAACGGCCTAAAGACTCGCCGGTTCTCCTTGACGTCTCTGGAATGATGTGCGGTGGATGTGTGTCTCGTGTCAAGTCCTTGCTCGCCGCTGATGATCGAATTGAATCTGTCGTGGTCAACATGTTGACTGAGACAGCTGCGTTGAGGTTGAAAACGGAGGCTGTAGAGAGTGAAACCTCCGAGGATATCGCGGACAGTCTTGCTCGGAGATTGACTGATTGCGGATTCGAGGCCAAAAGGAGGGTTTCGGGGCCGGGAGTGAAGGAGAATGTGAATAAGTGGAGGGAGATGGTTCAGAAGAAACAAGAGTTGCTTGTCAAGAGCAGGAATCGAGTGGCGTTTGCGTGGACTTTGGTGGCTTTGTGTTGTGGATCTCACGCTTCACATATTTTGCATTCTCTTGGCATCCATGTTGCCCATG GTTTATTTTGGGAGGTACTGCACAATTCTTATGTCAAGGGTGGTTTGGCCTTGTCTGCCCTGATTGGACCTGGAAGAG ACTTACTTTTTGATGGTATAAGAGCCTTCAAGAAGGGATCGCCAAACATGAATTCTCTTGTGGGATTTGGATCAGCTGCTGCATTTATCATCAGTGCG ATATCTCTTCTTAATCCTGAGCTCAAATGGGGTGCATCTTTCTTTGATGAACCG GTGATGCTTCTTGGTTTTGTGTTGCTAGGACGTTCACTTGAAGAAAAGGCAAGGATTAAGGCATCTAGCGATATGAATGAACTTCTG TCACTGATGTCCACTCAATCCCGTCTTGTCATAACTTCATCAGATAGCAACTCCCCCGCTGATTCTGTTCTTTGCTCTGATGCAATTTGTGTTGAAGTCCCCACTGATGATGTTCGAGTTGGAGACACACTGTTGGTTCTGCCTGGAGAAACCATTCCAGTAGAT GGTAGAGTTCTTGCTGGAAGAAGTGTTGTGGATGAATCCATGCTCACAGGGGAATCACTACCAGTATTTAAGGAAGAAGGCCTTGAAGTCTCAGCTGGAACTATAAACTGG GACGGTCCTTTAAGGATTGAGGCCTCCTCTATTGGTTCCAACTCCACAATATCTAGGATTTTCCGCATGGTCGAGGAAGCTCAAGGTCATGAAGCTCCCATACAAAGACTTGCAGATTCAATAGCTGGGCCATTTGTATACAGTGTAATGACCATTTCAGCAGTGACTTTTGCTTTTTG GTACTACATTGGGTCACATGTTTTTCCAGATGTGTTGCTCAATGATATTGCTGGACCAGATGGAGACGCTTTGCTTTTGAGCTTGAAACTTGCCATTGATGTCTTG GTTGTTTCCTGCCCCTGTGCATTGGGCCTTGCCACACCCACTGCAATTCTAGTTGGAACTTCACTTG GAGCTAAACAAGGACTGCTTATAAGAGGAGGAGACATACTGGAACGCTTTTCAACCATTGATTACATTGCTTTAGACAAG ACTGGTACCCTCACTGAAGGAAAACCTGCTGTTTCTGCAGTGGCTTCAATTGCTTACAAGGAATCAGAAATTCTTCAAATTGCTGCTGCAGTGGAGAAAACAGCATTGCATCCAATTGCAAAAGCTATTGTGAATGAAGCAGAATCATTGAAATTGACTATCCCAGAAACAAGAGGGCAATTGACAGAACCAGGTTTTGGAACCTTAGCAGAGATAGATGGATCTTTGGTTGCAGTTGGTAGTTTAGATTGGGTTCATGAACGATTTCAGACAAGGACAAACCTGTCAGATCTGAGGAATCTTGAAAATGCGGTAACCTGTGAGTCATCAAAAGGGATTCTATCATCAAATTATTCCAGAACGATTGTCTACGTTGGACGTGAAGGGGAAGGCATCATTGGTGCCATTGCAATATCTGATAGTTTGCGCCGTGACGCTGAATCTACTGTGCATAG GCTGAAGTTATCTTCTCATTGGAAGTCCTACTATTTTTCTTAA
- the LOC110611152 gene encoding copper-transporting ATPase PAA2, chloroplastic isoform X1 has translation MATDLLRLSVFPRQKFSFAYTTRHRLDDAFDYNAAHLRKRRRFIRRPRAIPYLTLSSSKPQLQDSPLKVHERPKDSPVLLDVSGMMCGGCVSRVKSLLAADDRIESVVVNMLTETAALRLKTEAVESETSEDIADSLARRLTDCGFEAKRRVSGPGVKENVNKWREMVQKKQELLVKSRNRVAFAWTLVALCCGSHASHILHSLGIHVAHGLFWEVLHNSYVKGGLALSALIGPGRDLLFDGIRAFKKGSPNMNSLVGFGSAAAFIISAISLLNPELKWGASFFDEPVMLLGFVLLGRSLEEKARIKASSDMNELLSLMSTQSRLVITSSDSNSPADSVLCSDAICVEVPTDDVRVGDTLLVLPGETIPVDGRVLAGRSVVDESMLTGESLPVFKEEGLEVSAGTINWDGPLRIEASSIGSNSTISRIFRMVEEAQGHEAPIQRLADSIAGPFVYSVMTISAVTFAFWYYIGSHVFPDVLLNDIAGPDGDALLLSLKLAIDVLVVSCPCALGLATPTAILVGTSLGAKQGLLIRGGDILERFSTIDYIALDKTGTLTEGKPAVSAVASIAYKESEILQIAAAVEKTALHPIAKAIVNEAESLKLTIPETRGQLTEPGFGTLAEIDGSLVAVGSLDWVHERFQTRTNLSDLRNLENAVTCESSKGILSSNYSRTIVYVGREGEGIIGAIAISDSLRRDAESTVHRLQLKGINTLIISGDREEAVANIGKRVGIGTEFINASLTPRQKSGVISSLQAAGHRVAMVGDGINDAPSLALADVGIALQNEAQENAASNVASIILLGNRLSQAVDALDLARATMAKVYQNLSWAIAYNIVAIPIAAGALLPQYDFAMTPSLSGGLMALSSIFVVTNSLLLQLHQPERSSR, from the exons ATGGCCACTGATTTATTGAGGCTTTCGGTATTCCCTCGCCAGAAATTTAGCTTCGCCTATACCACAAGGCACCGTTTAGACGACGCCTTTGACTACAATGCTGCTCACCTTCGGAAGCGTCGCCGTTTCATCCGCCGGCCACGAGCCATTCCTTACCTCACTCTTTCCAGCAGCAAACCTCAACTGCAAGACTCGCCGTTGAAAGTCCATGAACGGCCTAAAGACTCGCCGGTTCTCCTTGACGTCTCTGGAATGATGTGCGGTGGATGTGTGTCTCGTGTCAAGTCCTTGCTCGCCGCTGATGATCGAATTGAATCTGTCGTGGTCAACATGTTGACTGAGACAGCTGCGTTGAGGTTGAAAACGGAGGCTGTAGAGAGTGAAACCTCCGAGGATATCGCGGACAGTCTTGCTCGGAGATTGACTGATTGCGGATTCGAGGCCAAAAGGAGGGTTTCGGGGCCGGGAGTGAAGGAGAATGTGAATAAGTGGAGGGAGATGGTTCAGAAGAAACAAGAGTTGCTTGTCAAGAGCAGGAATCGAGTGGCGTTTGCGTGGACTTTGGTGGCTTTGTGTTGTGGATCTCACGCTTCACATATTTTGCATTCTCTTGGCATCCATGTTGCCCATG GTTTATTTTGGGAGGTACTGCACAATTCTTATGTCAAGGGTGGTTTGGCCTTGTCTGCCCTGATTGGACCTGGAAGAG ACTTACTTTTTGATGGTATAAGAGCCTTCAAGAAGGGATCGCCAAACATGAATTCTCTTGTGGGATTTGGATCAGCTGCTGCATTTATCATCAGTGCG ATATCTCTTCTTAATCCTGAGCTCAAATGGGGTGCATCTTTCTTTGATGAACCG GTGATGCTTCTTGGTTTTGTGTTGCTAGGACGTTCACTTGAAGAAAAGGCAAGGATTAAGGCATCTAGCGATATGAATGAACTTCTG TCACTGATGTCCACTCAATCCCGTCTTGTCATAACTTCATCAGATAGCAACTCCCCCGCTGATTCTGTTCTTTGCTCTGATGCAATTTGTGTTGAAGTCCCCACTGATGATGTTCGAGTTGGAGACACACTGTTGGTTCTGCCTGGAGAAACCATTCCAGTAGAT GGTAGAGTTCTTGCTGGAAGAAGTGTTGTGGATGAATCCATGCTCACAGGGGAATCACTACCAGTATTTAAGGAAGAAGGCCTTGAAGTCTCAGCTGGAACTATAAACTGG GACGGTCCTTTAAGGATTGAGGCCTCCTCTATTGGTTCCAACTCCACAATATCTAGGATTTTCCGCATGGTCGAGGAAGCTCAAGGTCATGAAGCTCCCATACAAAGACTTGCAGATTCAATAGCTGGGCCATTTGTATACAGTGTAATGACCATTTCAGCAGTGACTTTTGCTTTTTG GTACTACATTGGGTCACATGTTTTTCCAGATGTGTTGCTCAATGATATTGCTGGACCAGATGGAGACGCTTTGCTTTTGAGCTTGAAACTTGCCATTGATGTCTTG GTTGTTTCCTGCCCCTGTGCATTGGGCCTTGCCACACCCACTGCAATTCTAGTTGGAACTTCACTTG GAGCTAAACAAGGACTGCTTATAAGAGGAGGAGACATACTGGAACGCTTTTCAACCATTGATTACATTGCTTTAGACAAG ACTGGTACCCTCACTGAAGGAAAACCTGCTGTTTCTGCAGTGGCTTCAATTGCTTACAAGGAATCAGAAATTCTTCAAATTGCTGCTGCAGTGGAGAAAACAGCATTGCATCCAATTGCAAAAGCTATTGTGAATGAAGCAGAATCATTGAAATTGACTATCCCAGAAACAAGAGGGCAATTGACAGAACCAGGTTTTGGAACCTTAGCAGAGATAGATGGATCTTTGGTTGCAGTTGGTAGTTTAGATTGGGTTCATGAACGATTTCAGACAAGGACAAACCTGTCAGATCTGAGGAATCTTGAAAATGCGGTAACCTGTGAGTCATCAAAAGGGATTCTATCATCAAATTATTCCAGAACGATTGTCTACGTTGGACGTGAAGGGGAAGGCATCATTGGTGCCATTGCAATATCTGATAGTTTGCGCCGTGACGCTGAATCTACTGTGCATAG GCTCCAGCTTAAGGGTATCAATACCCTCATCATATCAGGAGACAGGGAAGAGGCAGTTGCAAACATTGGAAAGAGAGTTGGAATAGGAACTGAATTTATCAATGCATCTTTGACTCCACGGCAGAAATCTGGTGTTATATCAAGCCTTCAAGCCGCAGGACATCGCGTTGCAATG GTAGGTGATGGGATAAATGATGCACCTTCTTTGGCGCTTGCCGATGTTGGGATTGCCCTGCAGAATGAAGCTCAAGAAAATGCCGCATCAAATGTAGCATCAATTATACTCCTTGGCAATAGACTTTCACAA GCTGTAGATGCCTTGGATCTCGCTCGGGCAACAATGGCCAAAGTATACCAAAATTTATCATGGGCTATTGCTTACAATATTGTTGCCATTCCCATTGCCGCTGGAGCATTGCTTCCCCAATATGATTTTGCCATGACTCCCTCACTTTCAG GTGGGCTGATGGCTTTGAGCTCAATATTTGTTGTGACCAACTCATTGCTTCTACAGCTCCATCAACCTGAGAGAAGCAGCAGATAG
- the LOC110611188 gene encoding ylmG homolog protein 2, chloroplastic gives MASRENSTGTVPSVVPSFVLLSSWIAQNPFLRPLKPNLASPNRMIRELHLSFTSTAEKCSRFLHLFASENPILRRILSFSSDYSHHLTQIQCRDSRSRNSLSNHKFAAVLPGDSVAGIVVANGILNFLNIYNTLLIVRLVLTWFPNSPPAIVSPLSTLCDPYLNIFRGIIPPLGGTLDLSPILAFLVLNAFTSTAAALPAELPGAEASQGRCPPHRTFTNLTTSQKKWLRRCYGNKTQSSNGAN, from the exons ATGGCATCGAGAGAGAACTCGACGGGCACGGTTCCGAGTGTTGTGCCTAGCTTCGTCTTGCTCTCATCGTGGATTGCTCAGAATCCGTTTCTGAGACCTTTAAAGCCGAATCTCGCATCTCCAAATCGTATGATACGTGAGCTCCACTTGTCCTTCACTTCGACGGCTGAAAAATGCTCGAGATTTCTTCACTTGTTTGCCTCTGAAAATCCCATTCTCAGAAGAATATTATCTTTCTCTTCCGATTATAGCCACCATCTTACCCAG ATTCAATGCAGGGACAGTAGGAGTCGAAACTCTCTTTCCAATCACAAATTTGCTGCAGTATTACCGGGCGATTCAGTGGCAGGGATTGTGGTAGCTAATGGCATTCTCAATTTTCTGAATATATACAACACGCTGTTGATTGTAAGGCTGGTTTTGACCTGGTTTCCCAACTCTCCTCCTGCCATTGTCAGTCCCCTCAG CACTTTGTGTGATCCGTACTTGAACATATTCCGCGGAATCATTCCACCACTGGGAGGGACATTGGATCTTTCTCCAATTCTAGCATTCCTGGTTCTAAATGCCTTTACTAGTACTGCTGCTGCACTTCCTGCTGAACTTCCAGGAGCAGAAGCTTCTCAAGGAAGGTGTCCTCCACATAGAACATTCACTAATCTCACTACATCACAGAAGAAATGGTTGAGAAGGTGTTATGGAAACAAGACACAGAGCTCGAATGGTGCCAATTAG